CAAATCAACAGACAAATGGCGGGGAGCAAAGCTTGATAGATTTCCTGATTTCGGCTGGTATGTGCATGACGGAATCCTTACTATCAAGGAATCCGGCGGCGGAGAAGCCGCAAATGCAGGCGATATCGTTACAAAGAAGCAGTACAAAGATTTCGAGCTTCGTGTTGACTTTAAGATTACCCCCGGGGCAAATTCAGGCATCAAATACTACGTTGACACTGAGATAAACAAAGGCCCGGGTTCATCGATTGGCCTTGAATACCAGATTCTTGATGACAAAAGGCATCCCGATGCCAAAAAAGGAAATCATGTAGGGAGCCGTACGCTTGCATCTCTTTACGATCTCATAATGGCGGTTAATAAGCACCCAAATCCTATGGGTGATTGGAATCATGCGAGGATTGTTTCAAAAGACAATCACATCCAGCACTGGCTCAACGGAAGAAAGGTTTTGGAGTATGAAAGACGTACTCCGAAATTCAGGAAGCTAGTTCAGGAAAGCAAGTATGTTAAATGGGACAATTTCGGAGAGCTGCCCAAAGGCAATATCCTCCTTCAGGACCACGGAAACAGAGTATCATTCAGAAATATTAAAATAAGAGAACTAAAATAAGGGGCTAGATATGGACAACATTACAAGAAGAAATTTTGGCAAACTCTCGCTTTCTGCCGCAGGTGCGCTGAGTCTTGGCGGAATATCGCAAATCTCAGCAGCAGCTTCGGCTAACTCTAAGGTCGTTTTGGCTGTTGCGGGAATCAGAAGCAGAGGAAGACAGTTGGCGGAAAACTTTGCCGGCATAAAAGACTGCGAAGTTAAATACGTTATAGATGTTGATTCAAGGTACCTTGACCATGCCGCAAAGAGTGTGGAACAAAAGCAGGGAAAGGCGCCGAAGGCTATCAAAGATTACCGCGAAGCCCTTGATGATAAAGACGTTCACGGATTAGTTGTTGCCACGCCGGAACATTGGCATGCCCCAATGAGCATTGAAGCTGTGAAGGCCGGCAAGCACGTGTACGTAGAAAAGCCGTGTTGCCACAATCCCGCAGAAGGTGAGATGCTGGTGGAGGCTATGAATAAATATGACAAACTCATCCAGATGGGCAACCAGCGCCGCTCATTCCGTATTGTTGAGCAGATGATTGATGAGATCAGGAGCGGAGAGATCGGAAGGCCGTATTTCGCACGCACATGGTATTCAAGAAAACGCGGCCCGATAGGCAAGGGCAAGGTGATTGATGTACCCTCATATTTGGACTGGGAGCTCTGGCAGGGACCAGCCCCGAGAGAAGAATATCGCGATAACGTACACCCGTACAACTGGCACTGGTTTTGGAACTGGGGCACAGGAGAAGCCCTCAATAACGGCACGCACGAACTCGATGTTGCCAGATGGGCTCTCGGCGTGGACTTCCCCACAAAAGTAACAAGTCTGGGCGGCAGATACCACTACCCCAAAGATGACTGGGAGTTTTTTGATACACAGAATATAAGTGTTGAATTTGAAGGCGATAAACTCATAACATGGGAAGGAATCAGCAGCGCTTCAATGAAGATCTGCGGCCACAGCCGCGGGGCTCTGATACAAGGCACAAAAGGATACGTTGAATACGGCTCAAGCTCATATAAAGTTTTCGATCTAAACGGCAAGCTTCTAAGGCATGAAGATCAGGCTGCTAAAAGCAAGGACAGCACAAATGTTATAGACCCTGGCCTTAATGATTATCACGCAGAGAATTTTGTTTATTCGATCCTCGGCAAAGACAGCATAAACTCTCCTGTGGATGAAGGCTATAAGAGCATCCTTCTCGGGCTTCTGGGGAATATTGCTGCCAAAACCTCAACTATGCTCCATTGCGATCCGAAAAACGGACATATTCTCGATAATCCCGATGCTCAGAGGTATTGGAGAAGGGTTTATGAGCCCGGTTGGGAGCCGAAAGTTTAATCATCTCAATGAAGGATTGTTTTCACAGCAGTTTTTGGGCTATGAACACAAGGTTTAACCTCGTTCTCCCGAGTGTTGATTTCGAACATTCTGAAGAAATTTTCGAACAAGTAAAAACCGAAGTTTTGAGGCTTGAGAAAGTTTTCAGCAGATTTGACAGCGAAGCAGAGCTTTATAGATTTAACCAGAGCAGTGAAAAAGATATAATCACTGTTTCCGGGGATTTGTCAAAGGCTCTGCGAATCTGCAAAGATTATTCTGAAAAAACTGATGGCTATTTTAACCCCTCATATTCAGGTGAAATAGACCTCGGGGGCATTGGCAAGGGCTATGCACTTGAAGAAGTGAGGAAAATATTATTGGACTATGCTCTCTCCAGAGCTTTTGTGAGTTTTGGAGAGAGCTCCATTTACGGCCTTGGAAGCCATCCGCACGGGAACTGCTGGGAGGTTGCTGTATGCAATCCTTTCAGGAAAGATGAGTCCCTTGACAATTTCAAACTGCTAAACAGTTCTTTGTCAGTATCGGGTTTTTCTGTTTTGCAGAACGGTGTCTCGGGATATCATATAGTCGATCCGAAGACCGGCCGACTTGCCCAAAACAATATGCTGGTATGCGTTTTATCAGATAGCAGCATAAAATCGGAAGTGATTTCAACAGCTGTTTATGCCAGTTCAGGTAAGTGGCTCCCAGGAAAAGATCTTTTCCCCTCAATTAAAACAGCAGTAATAGAATTGAATGGTAATGGTGAAATAATCAGGAAACATTATGTCTAATGATAAAAAGTTTACGCGGCGAGAATTAATAGAGAATATGAAAACGATTGCCGCAGGCGGGGCCCTTGCGGGCACAGTGCCTTGGATATCCCTTTTGAGCGAAAATGTACCGGCATCAGTTGCTCCGTCAGATAAAGTGAATGTGGGTTTTATAGGCACAGGTTCCCGAGGGAAAGCGCTGATAAGGTACGCCAACAATGTGCCTGCAATAAATATTGCTGCAACATGCGATAACTATGAGCCCAATTTCAAAAGAGGGCTGGAAATAGCCAAAGGCAGCCCAAAGGGATACAAAGACTACAAGAAGCTCCTCAAAGATAAGAGTATTGATTGCGTTATAATCGCTACACCTTTGCATCTCCATGCTCAGATGGTTCTGGACGCCTTTGCAGCAGGCAAGCACGTATTTTGCGAAAAGACGCTTACCAAAACTATTGAAGAAGCAAAACAAGTTAGCAGCGCGCAGAAGGAAACCGGCCTTATACTTCAAACAGGGCATCAGAGAATCTTTGATATCCGCTACCTCAAGGCCTTTGAGGATATGAAAGCGGGCAAACTCGGCAAGATAACTCAGATCAGGGCATATTGGCACAGAAACGGCGACTGGCGAAGGCATGTCCCAAAGCCCTCTCTCGAGAGAAAAATCAACTGGCGGATGTATCGTGAGTATTCCCTTGGGTTAATGACAGAGCTCGCCTCACACCACCTCCAGGTGGCTAACTGGTTCCTCGGCGCCACTCCGGAAAAGGTTATGGGTTCAGGAAGCATTAACTACTGGAAAGACGGACGTGAGGTGTACGACAATGTAAACGTGGTTTACAGATATCCGGGCGGGATTCATGTGATATACGATTCGCTGATCAGCAATAAGCATTACGGCTGCGAGCTTCAGATGATGGGTGATAAAGGGCTTTACGAGCTCGAGCTTGGAAAGTTTTATTCGGAAAATCCTCCCGCACCTGCCGGCATTCTCAGGCTGATAAATGATATTGAACATTCAATCTTTGATCCCGTTCCCATTGCCGGAGCGAGCTGGGTGCCCGAAACTGCATCAAAATACAAGGGCGAGTATATTGTTGATATGCACAGGAGCAGAATCCCCAACAATACGCTTCTTTCGCTTGAGGCATTTGCCGAAACTGTAAAGAAGGGCAAACCTGTTCCGGGTATGCTAGAGCACGGCATCGATGCTGCTGTTGCTGTGATATTAGGCGATAAGGCTATGGTAGATAATGAGATAGTTAATTTCCAGAAGGAGCTGGCATAATGAAGGATTTAGTGATTAAGGCCAAAACGATAAAGAAGGAGCTCCTGATTTGGCTGCTGTGTTTTCTTACTGCATTCGGGATGAATATTTACAGCATTGTAAAATACGATAACACAAGCTTTACAGAGCTTATCACCAAGCTTCATATTGTTGTTGTGTTGAGCTTTGTGTTATTTGCTCTGCTGTATATCCTGCGATTGATTCTCAGGCTGGCAGCTTACCCGTTCACGAAGAATCGCTCAAAGGAATGAACGACCGTTTTCTCAGTTGAAGTTTTCGTTCGGACTTTCAAGAATCTGCCGAACCTTATCCATATACTGAGCAGCGTAAGCTCCGTTTACCACTTTGTGATCGACGCTGATCGTTAGCGTGCAGACCTGTTTTGCCTGAATCTCACCGCCGCGCTTGGTAAGCGTTTCTTTTATTCGTCCAACGCCTATAATACTTGTCTGTCCGGGGGGAACAATCGGGATGAACCAGTCTATTCCGAGATTTCCTAGATTGCTTATGGCTGTTGATGCGCCTTCAAGCTCCCCGGCTGTTAGACTCCCTGTTTGGGCCTTTTCTATGAGCTGCTTATTTGTAAGTGCTGTTTCACGAAGTGATTTTCCTGCGGCATTTTTGCACACCGGAACAAGAAGCGCCTCTCCTGTATCTACGGCAAGCCCGATAGAAATCTCCTCAGCGAGTTTGATATGGTCTCCGGCTGCCTGGCCGGTCATCAGCGGGTAATCCTTCATGGCATCCGCTGCTGCTTTCATAATAAAATCGTTGAATGAAACCTTAACATCCCCGTAAGCATTTACCTGTTTGCGGTATTCAATCAGCTCGGTGAAATCCACTACGCTGTTTAGATAAAAGCACGGTATATTCTGCTTAGAAAACACCATCCTTTCGCCAATTATTTTCTGTACCCTTGAGAGCGGTACAGTTTCGCCTCTGTCCGGAGTTTCAGGGATTACAGTAAGGCTCTGGCTAACATCTGAATCGTTTACTTGCCCTTCCTGCAAGTCTCCGAATTCCTCAAATCTGAAGTTTTCTGGCTCACTCCTTTTGGCTTCGTTTAGCAGATTCTTATTGTTTTGCTTAATCGATTCAATCTGCTCTCCAGAAATGGAACTTTCGGACTGCTCTGTTTTCACTATAACCAGAACGGCTCCAACTGCAGCCTCTTCTCCCTCTTCGGCAACTATGCATTCAACCATTCCGCTGAGATGGCTTTCCACTTCCATAGCAGCCTTGTCGGTTTCAATCTCTATGAGCGGGTCGGATTTTTGAACATTTTCCCCTTCCTCGCATAGGAAGGCGGATATAACAGCACTTTTGGTTTCTTCTCCAAGGCGAGGCAGTTTCACCACCTCAAACCCGTCAGGAAGCTCAGCACTTTCTCCAGAAACGCCTTCGATCTCTTTTTTTATATCTGACGGTATCTCTCCAGCCTCTGGGCCAATGACGGCCACGGGGCAGCCGTTGTTGATTTCATCTCCCTCGCTGGCGAGAAGCTCTCTTACCCAGCCGTCTTTTTCGCTAATAACATCAAAAGCAGCCTTGTCAGTTTCAACTTCTGCAATTACGCTGCCTTTTTTAATGTGGTCGCCGATTTTATAATATATCTCAGCGACCACTGCCTCATCTGTGTCATCTCCCAGCCCGGAAAGCCGGACTATATGGAAATCCTCGCTTTCTTTTGAATCTGGGATTTCAAGCCGAATTACAGGCTCACCTACCGGCACAGTCTGGTCTATTCCCACGAAAATCTCGCTTACAGTTCCATCTTCCGGGCATTTCATATCGTAAGAGGCTTTGTCTGTTTCCAGCTCAAAGAGTTTATCTCCCTTAGAAACTTTCTGCCCCTTTTCCACGAGAATCGTAACAATCAATCCTTCCTTCATGGAACTCCCGAAAGCCGGTAGTGTGATGTCTTTTTCCATAATTGTATTTCTGATGCTGAATTCGGTTGGTATTTCTTACATTAAATATCTTTGGCTGCCTGAGCAATTGCGTTAATATGTTCGGGGGTTGTTCCGCAGCATCCGCCAACTACATTAGCACCCGCCTGGGCAATATCTTTCACGAGCGAGGCCATAAATTCAGGCGTATCAGGGAAAACATCCACACCGTCAACATTTTCCGGAAGCCCTGCGTTTGCGTGTATAAGGATAGGCTTATCCCCGCAAACTGCTTTAATCTGCTTTACAATATCGATCATCCTTTCGAAGCCGTTCCCGCAGTTTGTACCAACGATATCTGCCCCAGCTTCAATTGCGGCTTTCGTGCCGGCCTCTGGGTCGATTCCCATCATTGTTCTGTACTCACCGCCGGTAGTTCTCTCATAGGTAAGCGTGCAGATAACCTCGCAGTTTGTATGGTCTTTCGCAGCTTTTACAGCAAGGGATGCTTCCTGTACGTCGCTCATTGTTTCCACACAAATCGCATCAGCGCCGCCCGCTTCAAGCCCTTTAACCTGCTCTGCAAAGCTGTCATACATCTGCTGTTCTGTTACATCTCCCATCAAGAGCATCTTCCCGCAAGGCCCGAGCGAGCCTAATACCCATTTATCCTCGCCTGCGGCTTTACGTGAAATCTCAGCGGCTGCCTTGTTTATTTCAAAGCATTGTTCGCTAAGCCCGAAATGCTCGAGTTTCAGTTTGCTCCCGCCGAAGCTGTTCGCTCCAATCATATCTGCGCCAGCATTGGCGTAGCTTTGAGCAATATCCAAAACTTCATCGGGCTTATCAAGGTTCCATTTTTCAGGGCATTCCCCAGGTTCTAAGCCTTTTCTCTGGAGGTAAGTGCCCCAAGCACCGTCTGAAATGAGAATTCTGGTTTTTGCGATTTCACTGATTTTCTTTCTGGACATATTTCTCCTAATGAATTAAACAACATTAATTGAACTTACTTAATATGTAATCAACGTCAACATGTTCTTTCACCATCTGGTGAGTCTTTTTAATTTTATCGGTATCGTTAGGCCTGATCTTAAAGAGCAGGTCTTTCATTCTCGCAGAAACGGTGTATGTTTCTTCCTGCGTAAAAAGAACAGGAATCTCGCTTGCCACAAGCAGATTCAGAATTTCATCGTGCGGCATAAGCCCGCCGGTAAGAATAAGCCCGCCGGTACAAAAACTGTCATGGTATGTTTTAGTTTTTGAAAGGCTTATGGCAAGAAGAATATTATCCATTCTGTCTCCCGGGGTAATAATAAGCGATCGCGGCCTGATGTGCCTCAGCACGTTTTCAGGCTCCATTGCTGCTACTACCACGCTGTCGATCTTGTTCCTCACTGCGCAGCCGCCACACAAAACCTCATAATTGAAGGTTTGTGCAATCTGCTCTATAGTGTACTGAGTAAGCATTTTGTAGTAGGGGATTGCTCCGAGAAATTTAATCCCCATGTTGTCAAGAGCCTTTGTTACGGTTTCAACAACCTTTTCGTATTTATCCTGACGCACTTTATTCTGTATTACCCCGAGAATTTCAACATTATGTTCTCTGAAAAGGGAGAGCGAAAGGGAAACCTCATCAAGCATCTTGCCAATTCCGCCCGGGGCAACAATTATAACTTTTGAATCTGTAAGCTCAGCTACCCTTGCGTTTGAAAGCCCGAAGCAGCTGCCTACTCCAGCATGGCCGGTGCCTTCTACGAGATTGAGCTCGTGATTTCCGTTGAGTTTGCTGAAAGCATTATGTATCTTGTTTTCGAGCCTTGTGGGATCAGGGTGATTTATATATTTTTTCGTAAATCCTCTCTCTATTGCTATAGGACTCATATCTTTTGGGTTGTCTATCTGAAAGCCCAGCCCGTCAAGAATCAGAACCGCATCTTCATCGAGCTTCTGTCCGTTATGCTCAATATACTGCTGCCCCACAGGCTTTATATAGCCCGGGTTGTGCCCGATTTCGCGAAGCTGCTGCATCAGGCCTAATGTAACGCTTGTTTTTCCGCAGTCTTTGAGTGTTGCTGCTATGTATATATTATTCATACTTGCTTAATCCTACTGAAGAAGCTGGGTTTCATACAAATTCTTATATGTTTGGCATCTTTCTATAAGCTCAGAGTGTTTGCCTGTATCAACTATCCTGCCTTCATGTATCACAGCAATCACATCAGAATTGATTACAGTTGAGAAACGGTGCGCTATCACAAAGCTTGTTCGCTCAGTTGTAAGCTGCTCCAAGGCCCGATTTATCTTTGCCTCGCTGTCGGCATCCACCTGACTCATCGCCTCATCAAAAATGAGAATTTCCGGGTCTTTCAGAATCGCTCTTGCAATCACTATCCTCTGGAGCTGTCCGCCGCTTAAACCTGCTCCATTCTCACCGATAAATGTATCATACCCCTCAGGCATAGACCTTATAAATTCATCAGCGTAGGCCAGTTTGGCGGCCTGAATAATTTCATCTTTGCTTGCAGAAGGGCGGCCGTATGCTATGTTCTGCGAAACTGTATCGTGGAACGTTATAACCTTCTGTGATACAACTGCAATCTTTTCACGAAGCCCTTTCAAAGACATATCTTGAATATTTACACCGTCTATAAGGATTTCACCCGAAGTGGGGTCGTAGAATCTCGGCAGCAGGTTCAGCAGAGTGGTCTTTCCCGAGCCGTTCGAGCCCACAACCGCAATATTCTCGCCCTTTCTAACTGTTAGATTTACGTTTTTCAGGGCATCATTTTTTGCACCCGGATATCTGAAAGAGATATCTTTGAAACTAATCTCTTTTTCAATTTTTGCTGGAGCTGCCGGCCTGTTTGTATCACGCTCTTTTTCGGTATCCACAAGGCTGAATATCCTCTCACAGGCAGCATTTGCCTGCTGTAGTTTGTTCCATACATTGCTCGCTTTTCTGAAGGACTCTGCTGATGTGCCCAGAAGCATAAGCATGGCAAAGAATTCTGTTTCATCCATATTTCCGGCAAGCACCCACTCCAGAGCCATAAGAAAGCCAATAATGCCAGCAAAAAGTCCTAA
This window of the Sedimentisphaera salicampi genome carries:
- a CDS encoding phosphotransacetylase family protein, yielding MNNIYIAATLKDCGKTSVTLGLMQQLREIGHNPGYIKPVGQQYIEHNGQKLDEDAVLILDGLGFQIDNPKDMSPIAIERGFTKKYINHPDPTRLENKIHNAFSKLNGNHELNLVEGTGHAGVGSCFGLSNARVAELTDSKVIIVAPGGIGKMLDEVSLSLSLFREHNVEILGVIQNKVRQDKYEKVVETVTKALDNMGIKFLGAIPYYKMLTQYTIEQIAQTFNYEVLCGGCAVRNKIDSVVVAAMEPENVLRHIRPRSLIITPGDRMDNILLAISLSKTKTYHDSFCTGGLILTGGLMPHDEILNLLVASEIPVLFTQEETYTVSARMKDLLFKIRPNDTDKIKKTHQMVKEHVDVDYILSKFN
- a CDS encoding FAD:protein FMN transferase, with amino-acid sequence MNTRFNLVLPSVDFEHSEEIFEQVKTEVLRLEKVFSRFDSEAELYRFNQSSEKDIITVSGDLSKALRICKDYSEKTDGYFNPSYSGEIDLGGIGKGYALEEVRKILLDYALSRAFVSFGESSIYGLGSHPHGNCWEVAVCNPFRKDESLDNFKLLNSSLSVSGFSVLQNGVSGYHIVDPKTGRLAQNNMLVCVLSDSSIKSEVISTAVYASSGKWLPGKDLFPSIKTAVIELNGNGEIIRKHYV
- a CDS encoding homocysteine S-methyltransferase family protein, giving the protein MSRKKISEIAKTRILISDGAWGTYLQRKGLEPGECPEKWNLDKPDEVLDIAQSYANAGADMIGANSFGGSKLKLEHFGLSEQCFEINKAAAEISRKAAGEDKWVLGSLGPCGKMLLMGDVTEQQMYDSFAEQVKGLEAGGADAICVETMSDVQEASLAVKAAKDHTNCEVICTLTYERTTGGEYRTMMGIDPEAGTKAAIEAGADIVGTNCGNGFERMIDIVKQIKAVCGDKPILIHANAGLPENVDGVDVFPDTPEFMASLVKDIAQAGANVVGGCCGTTPEHINAIAQAAKDI
- a CDS encoding 2-oxo acid dehydrogenase subunit E2 produces the protein MEKDITLPAFGSSMKEGLIVTILVEKGQKVSKGDKLFELETDKASYDMKCPEDGTVSEIFVGIDQTVPVGEPVIRLEIPDSKESEDFHIVRLSGLGDDTDEAVVAEIYYKIGDHIKKGSVIAEVETDKAAFDVISEKDGWVRELLASEGDEINNGCPVAVIGPEAGEIPSDIKKEIEGVSGESAELPDGFEVVKLPRLGEETKSAVISAFLCEEGENVQKSDPLIEIETDKAAMEVESHLSGMVECIVAEEGEEAAVGAVLVIVKTEQSESSISGEQIESIKQNNKNLLNEAKRSEPENFRFEEFGDLQEGQVNDSDVSQSLTVIPETPDRGETVPLSRVQKIIGERMVFSKQNIPCFYLNSVVDFTELIEYRKQVNAYGDVKVSFNDFIMKAAADAMKDYPLMTGQAAGDHIKLAEEISIGLAVDTGEALLVPVCKNAAGKSLRETALTNKQLIEKAQTGSLTAGELEGASTAISNLGNLGIDWFIPIVPPGQTSIIGVGRIKETLTKRGGEIQAKQVCTLTISVDHKVVNGAYAAQYMDKVRQILESPNENFN
- a CDS encoding Gfo/Idh/MocA family protein, whose product is MSNDKKFTRRELIENMKTIAAGGALAGTVPWISLLSENVPASVAPSDKVNVGFIGTGSRGKALIRYANNVPAINIAATCDNYEPNFKRGLEIAKGSPKGYKDYKKLLKDKSIDCVIIATPLHLHAQMVLDAFAAGKHVFCEKTLTKTIEEAKQVSSAQKETGLILQTGHQRIFDIRYLKAFEDMKAGKLGKITQIRAYWHRNGDWRRHVPKPSLERKINWRMYREYSLGLMTELASHHLQVANWFLGATPEKVMGSGSINYWKDGREVYDNVNVVYRYPGGIHVIYDSLISNKHYGCELQMMGDKGLYELELGKFYSENPPAPAGILRLINDIEHSIFDPVPIAGASWVPETASKYKGEYIVDMHRSRIPNNTLLSLEAFAETVKKGKPVPGMLEHGIDAAVAVILGDKAMVDNEIVNFQKELA
- a CDS encoding Gfo/Idh/MocA family protein, which codes for MDNITRRNFGKLSLSAAGALSLGGISQISAAASANSKVVLAVAGIRSRGRQLAENFAGIKDCEVKYVIDVDSRYLDHAAKSVEQKQGKAPKAIKDYREALDDKDVHGLVVATPEHWHAPMSIEAVKAGKHVYVEKPCCHNPAEGEMLVEAMNKYDKLIQMGNQRRSFRIVEQMIDEIRSGEIGRPYFARTWYSRKRGPIGKGKVIDVPSYLDWELWQGPAPREEYRDNVHPYNWHWFWNWGTGEALNNGTHELDVARWALGVDFPTKVTSLGGRYHYPKDDWEFFDTQNISVEFEGDKLITWEGISSASMKICGHSRGALIQGTKGYVEYGSSSYKVFDLNGKLLRHEDQAAKSKDSTNVIDPGLNDYHAENFVYSILGKDSINSPVDEGYKSILLGLLGNIAAKTSTMLHCDPKNGHILDNPDAQRYWRRVYEPGWEPKV